The nucleotide sequence TTCCTATTGGCTCCAAAACCTTTGGCCTCTTCTGCAGGTGGGTGGTTTAGGTGTGAAGGACTACTCAGGCCGACAGCCCAACCAGGAGCAGCTGGAAGACGTGGTCTGTAAGAACGACCCCAAACCAGGTTTCTCCTTCGTCCTGGACAACTTTGCTGGGCTGCTGGAGGACACTTTCCTTCAGAACCTCACAAGCAGAATCTGTCAAGGTACAACACAGCTCCACATTAATGCACTCTCACAGTGTCAGTTAGTTGAACTCCCAATAGACTGACTTCTCTGTATCTTGTTGTTTCTCATCTAGAGAAGAGATGCCCGGACTACAAATGTTCCAGTAAGTCTGCTTTTCTTTATCAATATGATCTTCCATTTGTGGTTTGTTCTGGTTAAGATTTATTCCAATTTTAAATCTGGCGAGACAGTTTGTCATCTATAAGTCTGGTGTAATTTCCTTCACATTCTGtccatcagaatcagaatcagctttaatggccaagtacatacacaacatgcaaggaattcagatttggctgttggtgtcaccctaggaataaggaaagagaaaagaataTATAAACGTAATactgcaaaatgataattggtACAGTGATAATACAGTGGAAAAAGCAGAGAATACTGTTCttagtgcaaaaataatgtaGATATCCATTGGTAtgttgtacaggtgtgtaggaatggctcagccGTTTATTagggtgatggcagtggggaagaagctgttcttgtGTCTGTTAGTTTTACTTACGGGGCTCTGTAGCACCTGccggaggggaggggggagaacagttcatgtccagggtgagtggggtctctgatgatgttcccTGTCCTCTTCCTGGTTCTAGTGGAGGACAGTTCCTGGATGGACGGCAGAGGGGCTCCAGTGATTTATTCTGCAGTCTGTACTGTGCAGAAAAAATAATTGGAGCCTATGTTGGAGTCTGTTAGTTTTGTAAATATGTAGATGCATCTTTAGCTATGTTGGACTTTGTTGCCTCTACTCTGCTGCGGATCCACTGTAAAGAGCTTTTGATCAGATatattctgtctgtttctgttacAGTCTCTTTCGAAGAGGGTGCTGATATTTTGGTGATGATGGACAGCTCAGCCAGTGTCGGCCAGAAGAACTTCGAGACAAGCAAGATGTTTGTCCAGCGCCTGGCCGAGCGTTTCCTAAACGCTGAGAAGAAGAGACGTGCCATCGTCAGAGTTGGCGTGGCCCAGTACAGTCGCAGCGCCCGCATGGAGCAGGAGCTGACCACCAACCTGACCCTGCTGACCCGTCAGATCAACGATGCAGCCTTCCAAAACGACGGCACCAACTTGCTGGATGCCATAAGATTTGCCATCAATAATTTACGCAGTCGTGGAGACGCATCCGGAGGCAAGAAGAAGCTGGTGCTGTTCTCCGACGGCAGGTCTCAGAGCGTCAGCGAGCCCGAACTGCAGAGGCAAGTCCGTGCGGTGGTGGACGCCAACATTCAGCTTTTCGTCATCTCGGCCGGCAGCCAAGTCAATGAAGCCAACCTGCGCACGCTGGTGAGCCGGGGGCGGCAGGACGACATCAGCTACGCTCAGCGCCACCTGTTCCGGGTCCCAGATTACTCCTCGTTGCTGCGCGGCGTCTTCTACCAAACCGTCTCCCGTAGGGTTTCCCTGCCCTGAACGCAGGGCCAAGAACCACACGCTTTAGATTTTTAGTCCCATTATGAATATTCAGTCTCACTCATTTACCATACACTGTGTTCTAAAAAGCAATGTCACAATTGAATGTCTAGCagacaaatgtaaatatttttcatgaaaaGTCCAGAAATTTTTTTACCCTGAGTTCATCCTCCAAGGCACCATCTCAGGCTGTGTACGACTCTATATCAAGATGCTGACCTGAAGTTTAGCGCTTGCCTTTTCTGCCTTGGAGGTAAAGTTCGAGTAGAAAAGTCTCAATCAGCTTGACTCACTTTGGTCCTGGAGAGCCATCAGTTCTGATCATATCACCATAGCGTTTATCTGCATTAGGCTGATTTCTACTCAGGTATTCCCTGTATCACTCTCAGCTTTACCACCAGTGAGGGCTCATTGAGGCCGCACTTTCTCGTTTCTCCAGGACCGAAGTTCCTGCTGTTTGAATGGTTCTGTTTAGAGTGTAATGTGGACTCATTTTTGCAGCTCTTACCGTTCTTTCAAGTGGTGTCGGATGCATTGTGTCATAATCTTAATGTGAAGCACAGCTGTGAACTGAAAACATAGACTTTAATTGGTGATTTCTTGCAGCACTTCATTGACCCGCAGGGCTGGCTCTTTCTTAATTGCTGTCTAAACTTTATTTTAAGGTTTGCCCccattaaaatatgttgtgaaaCTTAATCTGAAAGGCAATGACATAGTCCTGACCTGCAGATAAATGGCACCCGACATCACTTGAAAGCTCTATTAGATCACCAAAGCAGGATGTGATATCAGGCAAACCTTCAAAGAAAACCAATCAGTTTTTCAGCTGGTACTAATAAGGACATGACAGCTGGACTAaacatgtgtgtttctgtgtgtgtcggtgtgtgtgtgtgtgtgtgtgtgtgtatgtgtgtgtgtgtgtgtgtacatcgtttacatgtatgtgtgtggttttttACGCGTAGCCTTGAGCTTCCATAAACAGTTGTGTCGAGGTCACTGGTTCAAATCCAGACTAACAGAATGAGAGAACCCTGTTCTTTATTGTCCGTGCAGCAGAGAAGCCTCAgtcgaacacacacacacacacacacacacacacacacacacacacacacacacacacacacacacacacacacacacacacacatacctttGCACTTCATCAGTGAGGTAGGAAAACATCTGTCACAGTTAAAGGCTGGAAAACAAACCTAATGGGGCGCATGATCCCcctcacacccacacacacaaagaaaaacacctttTAGGTCCCTACAAGTGTAAGTTCCACACTTTTTGTTGTCATGAGTGGCTCAGAGTCACTGAACTGTCGGTATTATCTGTGGTGCTATTAGTCTGTGTATCAGCCCCTGCCAGTGATGTTAAAGAAGATATTTTTACCTGAGGAAATACAGCCTCAGTAGTGTTGTAAGAGCTCCTTCAATAAAGGTTGTTACACCACAAGCGTCTCAGCTCACTTTTGTTCCTACACACTTCTGAAACCagtttacaaaaatgtattaatacacatgtggacaaaattgttggtacccctcggttaatgaaagaaaaacccacaatggtcacagaagtaatttgaatctgacaaaaggaacaataaaaattctatgaaaattaaccagtgaaaatcagacattgcttttgaaatgtggttcaacagaattattttaaaaaacaaactcatgaaacaggcctggacaaaaatgatggtacccctagaaaagactgaaaataatgtgaccatagagacatgttcaatcaaggtgtgtcctctaattagcatcacaggtgtgtcctctaattagcatcacaggtgtgtcctctaattagcatcacaggtgtgtcctctaattagcatcacaggtgtgtcctctaattagcatcacaggtgtctacaaacttgtagtCAGTTGGCCtgtttatagggttacagtagtcactgtgctgtttggtgacatggtgtgtaccacactaaacatggaccagaggaagccaaggagagagttgtctcaggagattagaaagaaaattacagacaagcatgttaaaggtaaatgCTATAAAACCATCTCCTAGCAGCTTgatcctgtgactacagttgcacatattattcagaaatttaagatccatgggactgtagccaacctccctggacgtggtggcaggaggaaaattgatgacaaattgaAGAAACGGATAATATGAATGGTAACATGCTGAATTGTTGGATAGTAGTTCAGCAGCTGTTTGAAGCTCTGCTTTTAGGAGGCATGATAGCTAATAAATGATTCTAAATGAcggttaaaaataaatacagcactgtTGCTTGATATTGGCAGCCTGTTAGAGATCATTTTATTTGGACAAAAGTTTTTTCCCTCTACTGGAAGGCTTAACAGGCAGCCTAATATTTACTTTATCACTGCTATTATTAAACAACTCAAGtgcaaaatataaacataaagtgCATATGTACATCATGATACAAATGTTGGATTTAAAAATTTAAGATCTGGTCCAATGTGATAGTTGAAGTCCAGTCAGATTACCTCTGACCAAATGGGTCCTGATGGTCTCACAACTTTTCATCCTTTGTCATCATCCAGTCAAAATATAGGCTCTTCCAGTACTtaggttttatgtgttttgtgctaatttgcaaatgttagcatgctaacacaatATATCTGAGAtggtaaaatgcaaaattttcaCCATGCTTACAGCGACAGATGGCGAGCCATTTTAACATTTAGGTGTAATTGTTTGAGTTTGACATTCcagaattaaaaacacaaacatcaccaACCTCATTTCGACTAAGTGTATTGTGATTGGTCACAATGTGTATCTAAGATATCTACAACGTCATTCTGACTcgtcaaatatctgtaattcaCTTTTAACCAGTGAAAATAGTCATTTCAGATATCTCAAACATCAATACTAGTCTGAAGTATGTGCCTGATGCTTCTCATGTGAGGTTGTTTGTTTCCAGGAAAGCATTTGAACAGCGTCAGCAGAAGTAATGCATTTCTGGTGGACAATATAATtagaaaatgcaatgaaaaagaaagatcAAGAAGTTTGTGGAGAACAAGAGTTCTGTTCATCAGAGACTTGTGGTCGACATTTCTGACACGGCAGTAAAACGCCTTGTTATATACAATCATGGTTGCTGTgccaaaatgtttgaaaaaaaagtcactgtgGCATGCTGTTTTAAACATTGAATAGCTGGACTGTCAGGAAGTCTGTTCTTCCAAATCAGAAAGAACATTTCAGATACATATACTGAAAACATAATGTGCCATTGTAAGCCCACAAAAGCTtaacataaaattttaaaacagaaaaaagagctgagagaaagtcagtccatccatccattatctttacaCCAATTAATCCtgattagggttgtggggggacTGGAGTCTCTCCCAGATGatttagggcgaaggcaggggacagttgtcattacagatatctgtaattcagCTGCAGATCACTACATCATGACTAGTTGTGATTCCAGTTTCAGATATCTACAGTTTAATTCTGACTAGTCATACATCTACCTCAGCATATCTATTGTCATTTTAACTTAAATCAGGTTAAATAGTCAGAATAACATTGTAGATATGATGACTTGGAATTTTGTCTTGTCAAAATGTAATAATAGATATCTTGAATTAGAGTTTTTGCTAGGAGAACTGATGTTTAAGCTGACGGCAGAAGCTACAACTACTGTGTGGTAGCTTAGCCTTTAGCTTAAAACCACTGATCTTTGAGCCACAAAGATCGGTCCACTTGTATTGTTGTATCGTTTTCATGCCCTCAgagttattattgttttattcacCAGCTTCATGGCTCACCTGTGATACAAAATAGTGGAGTCAAATTAAAAATTGggttcaaaatatgtttttttgtgtttgtgttcatcaTTTTCACCATGCTAGCAGTGTGGCTATAGGGATAGCGGTCAAAGTGCCGGCTCAGCCATGGCACAGACATCTTTTAGGTCCCTACAACTGTAAATTCCACACTTACTGTTGCCATAAGTGGCTCAGAGTCCCTGAATGTCGTTTTTATCTGTGGTGCTATTAGTTTCAGTGTATGAGCCTCAGTCAGTGATATTAGAGAGAATATTTTTACCTGAGGAAATACAACCTCTGTAGTGTGGTAAGAGCTCCTTTCATAAAGGTTGTTATAGCACAACTGGAGAAGGAAGAGTTTGTCAAGGGAAAATGCTTAAGGGCCAAATAGTGGCAGCATTGAGGTTTGATCCACCAACGTTCTGATCAGTAACCCAGAGACTTTACCACTCAGCCACCACTGTATTATTTACTGAATACTTAAAGGGGGTGAgtacatatgtaatcacttattttacatgttagatttttatttatttggcagTACTTTgtggaaatctgttttcactttgacattaaagagtcttttaaaaaagaaagtcttGTCATTAAAGCCAAATTATAAtcaccatgattcaatgttcaaaagcagtaaaaggagaaaactttcAAGAGAGGTGATTTTTTATGGGCactgtaactctacactgttgcctTTAGACTGTTCAGATCTGCGAAACGCTTGCTTCTCCGTCCACACTCTCGTCCCTGCTCACTGCAgctgagcacaccagctcacctacaactctgcaaAACTGttctacacaatggcaagttgtattATTGAGTAATTGAGCCATGCGCATTCAAACACTCTGAAGAATACAGAAAGCCCCACACTGTAGGTTGACAGGATTGTTACACAAGTCTGAATGCGTGTTTTTGttggcctttttgcctttattatagtgcataatgaagagagagacaggaaagatggggagaagagtgggggaaagacat is from Amphiprion ocellaris isolate individual 3 ecotype Okinawa chromosome 10, ASM2253959v1, whole genome shotgun sequence and encodes:
- the LOC129349808 gene encoding collagen alpha-1(VI) chain-like produces the protein MLCLIICVFSFVSLECKCAPVDLAFIVDSSESIGATNFALAKDFIIAVIDRLVKDQQVKFAVDQSTVSVVQYSGSRAQESVKLVSNLTEFKQAVRDLRWLAEATYTGEALDYALNETIIEMKKDNRVVLVLTDGRSDISRDKTPLNILCGKNLQVGGLGVKDYSGRQPNQEQLEDVVCKNDPKPGFSFVLDNFAGLLEDTFLQNLTSRICQEKRCPDYKCSISFEEGADILVMMDSSASVGQKNFETSKMFVQRLAERFLNAEKKRRAIVRVGVAQYSRSARMEQELTTNLTLLTRQINDAAFQNDGTNLLDAIRFAINNLRSRGDASGGKKKLVLFSDGRSQSVSEPELQRQVRAVVDANIQLFVISAGSQVNEANLRTLVSRGRQDDISYAQRHLFRVPDYSSLLRGVFYQTVSRRVSLP